The bacterium genome includes a window with the following:
- a CDS encoding class I SAM-dependent methyltransferase has protein sequence MAIKRLFRFWQRLGIHVVPNHFYEPVPDTRQLAERLWEVPSACVGLNWNEAQQVDLLQRLSAAYRAEYAHFPFDKPSIPHEYYLNNPSFKTVDGEMLYSMVRHFKPRRIFEIGSGNSTYLSAKALLKNQQETGQSCELTAFEPYPNEVLRAGFPGLSALVRKPVQEIPWQEFSKLGENDILFIDSSHVLKIGSDVQYEVLELLPRLNPGVIIHLHDIFLPAEYPREWVKQRQIFWTEQYLLQAFLAFNDSFEVLWGGSYMHLNHRDKLQAAFPAYDPARNWPGSIWLRKVK, from the coding sequence ATGGCTATCAAGCGGCTTTTCCGATTTTGGCAACGCCTGGGGATCCACGTCGTCCCGAATCACTTCTACGAGCCGGTTCCCGACACCCGGCAACTTGCCGAGCGCCTTTGGGAGGTCCCATCGGCTTGCGTCGGCCTGAACTGGAACGAAGCACAGCAGGTCGACCTCTTGCAGCGCCTCAGCGCAGCCTACCGCGCCGAGTACGCGCACTTTCCCTTCGACAAACCGAGCATCCCTCACGAGTACTACCTCAACAACCCTTCGTTCAAGACCGTGGACGGCGAGATGCTCTACAGCATGGTGCGCCACTTCAAACCCCGCCGCATCTTCGAAATCGGCTCGGGGAACAGCACCTACCTCTCCGCGAAGGCGCTGCTCAAGAACCAGCAAGAGACCGGCCAGTCCTGCGAGCTCACCGCCTTCGAGCCCTACCCGAACGAGGTGCTCAGGGCCGGATTCCCCGGTTTGAGCGCCTTGGTCCGCAAGCCGGTGCAAGAGATCCCCTGGCAGGAATTCTCGAAGCTGGGGGAGAACGACATCCTCTTCATCGACTCATCGCACGTCCTCAAGATCGGCAGCGACGTTCAGTACGAGGTGCTGGAGTTGCTGCCGCGCCTGAACCCGGGGGTCATCATCCACCTGCACGACATCTTCCTGCCCGCGGAGTACCCCCGCGAATGGGTCAAGCAGCGCCAGATTTTCTGGACCGAGCAGTACCTGCTCCAGGCGTTCCTGGCCTTCAACGATAGCTTCGAGGTGCTCTGGGGGGGCAGCTACATGCACTTGAACCACCGCGACAAGCTGCAAGCAGCCTTCCCGGCCTACGATCCCGCTCGGAACTGGCCCGGGAGCATCTGGCTCCGAAAGGTCAAGTAG
- a CDS encoding 1-acyl-sn-glycerol-3-phosphate acyltransferase, producing MQSPLLQEKSSFLGAFGAILKVLEVSIQTLWDARRGRLTPAVVDARARHLGEHVLGLARARITVEGAERLDPEQAYLYMSNHESLMDIPLIFATAPRPPRMVAKAELFKVPIWGPALKVAGFIPVDRKNRTQAFASLKEGGAQMGEGTSVWIAPEGTRSRDGSLLPFKKGGFMLAFQTNAKIVPVGIVGARNIVRPKSFKAYLDQEVVVRYGEPIDVASYGVDRRDELMRDVRQAIEALRAPMPAKV from the coding sequence ATGCAGTCACCGCTCCTCCAGGAAAAGTCGAGCTTTCTCGGCGCCTTCGGGGCCATCCTCAAGGTGCTCGAGGTCAGCATCCAGACCCTCTGGGACGCCCGACGCGGCCGCCTCACCCCGGCGGTCGTCGATGCGCGCGCCCGGCACCTGGGGGAGCACGTGCTCGGCCTCGCTCGCGCCCGGATCACCGTCGAGGGGGCCGAGCGGCTCGATCCCGAGCAGGCCTACCTCTACATGTCCAATCACGAGAGCCTGATGGACATCCCGCTCATCTTCGCGACCGCCCCGCGCCCGCCGCGCATGGTCGCCAAGGCCGAGCTGTTCAAGGTCCCCATCTGGGGGCCCGCGCTCAAGGTCGCGGGCTTCATCCCCGTCGACCGCAAGAACCGCACCCAGGCGTTCGCGAGCCTCAAGGAGGGCGGCGCCCAGATGGGTGAGGGCACCAGCGTCTGGATCGCCCCCGAGGGTACCCGCAGCCGGGACGGCTCACTCCTGCCCTTCAAGAAGGGCGGCTTCATGCTCGCCTTCCAGACCAACGCCAAGATCGTCCCGGTCGGCATCGTCGGCGCCCGGAACATCGTCCGGCCCAAGAGCTTCAAGGCCTACCTCGATCAGGAGGTCGTCGTCCGATACGGCGAACCGATCGACGTCGCCAGCTACGGCGTCGATCGGCGCGACGAGTTGATGAGGGACGTACGCCAGGCGATCGAGGCGCTGCGCGCCCCGATGCCGGCCAAGGTCTAA
- a CDS encoding VWA domain-containing protein, with protein sequence MLSWDAPWCLWGLVLVLPMAFAMSGMVRALRLRRDRYADPDLMAEMRVRASLASPMARLSMLIVAFALLVVALAGPRLGGHRGVRLPGEMPSLAIAVDVSKSMGVQDLSSDRMGVARDALDGLLVNLSGWKAGVIAFADDALVFCPMTSDLSAAKTLTARLQPGMAELRQGSNLEVALRAALVQLQGRVGAALLVTDGEPLAGTLSKAVAEAQAAGVSVYVLGLGTSTGGRIPDGRDMFGEQAFRMGSDGSPVISRADFKALQEAARVTGGLFLDAAQPGAPERLLAHLNSRWGSGSEGSEGILLYQIPLALALMLLVLEAGLSNRILLPFKARLLVERVMRRVRRTAPLALALLALSQTAWSWPWQGNPEARKGADAYAAGQWKEAREALVKAAKERPDDPRLAYDLGCAHYQAGDFEGAAKAFGRAAELLPKGDKTLPWVRYNRGNALYRLGEAKGDRKARWQAAIAEYQAVLKSNPKDADAVYNLELVTRRLKALPEDKQQGGASGQKQAPPKEAGGGDVMPNPAEIQATLDALQHEEQRFQSEVRREERPPEPSSASDLLKQLVDQAAKGQPAERPDW encoded by the coding sequence ATGCTTAGCTGGGATGCGCCCTGGTGCCTCTGGGGCCTCGTGCTGGTGCTCCCCATGGCCTTTGCCATGTCGGGGATGGTGCGGGCGCTGCGCCTGCGGCGCGATCGCTACGCCGATCCGGACCTGATGGCCGAGATGCGGGTGAGGGCCTCGCTCGCCTCGCCCATGGCGCGCCTCTCCATGCTGATTGTCGCCTTCGCGCTCCTGGTGGTGGCCCTTGCGGGCCCGCGCCTCGGGGGGCATCGGGGTGTTCGTTTGCCCGGTGAGATGCCGTCGCTTGCGATCGCGGTCGACGTTTCCAAGAGCATGGGGGTGCAGGACCTTTCGAGCGATCGCATGGGCGTAGCCCGCGACGCCCTGGACGGCTTGCTCGTGAACCTGTCGGGCTGGAAGGCCGGGGTCATCGCCTTCGCCGACGACGCACTGGTCTTCTGCCCCATGACGAGCGATCTCTCGGCGGCCAAGACCCTGACGGCGCGCCTGCAGCCCGGCATGGCCGAGCTGCGGCAGGGCTCGAACCTCGAAGTTGCCTTGCGCGCCGCCCTGGTGCAGTTGCAGGGCCGGGTGGGGGCCGCCTTGCTCGTGACCGACGGGGAGCCTCTTGCCGGCACGCTCTCCAAGGCGGTGGCCGAGGCCCAGGCCGCCGGCGTGAGCGTTTACGTCCTGGGCCTGGGCACGTCGACGGGGGGGCGGATCCCGGACGGGCGCGACATGTTCGGTGAGCAGGCCTTCCGGATGGGCAGCGATGGCTCGCCCGTCATCTCGCGCGCCGATTTCAAGGCCCTCCAGGAGGCCGCCCGCGTGACAGGAGGCTTGTTCCTGGACGCGGCGCAGCCCGGCGCGCCCGAGCGTCTCTTGGCGCACCTCAATTCCCGGTGGGGATCGGGGAGCGAAGGGAGCGAGGGGATCCTGCTCTACCAGATCCCCCTGGCACTCGCGCTCATGCTCCTGGTGCTCGAGGCGGGGCTTTCGAACCGCATCCTCTTGCCCTTCAAGGCACGTTTGCTCGTGGAGCGCGTCATGCGCCGCGTGCGCCGGACGGCGCCGCTCGCGCTTGCGCTCTTGGCCCTCTCTCAGACCGCATGGAGCTGGCCCTGGCAGGGCAACCCGGAAGCCCGCAAGGGCGCGGACGCCTACGCGGCGGGTCAGTGGAAGGAGGCGCGCGAGGCCCTCGTCAAGGCCGCCAAGGAGCGGCCCGACGATCCGCGACTCGCCTACGACCTGGGCTGCGCCCATTACCAGGCGGGGGACTTCGAGGGCGCGGCCAAGGCGTTCGGGCGGGCCGCTGAACTTCTTCCCAAGGGTGATAAGACCCTCCCCTGGGTGCGCTACAACAGGGGCAACGCCCTTTACCGCCTGGGTGAGGCCAAGGGCGATCGCAAGGCGCGCTGGCAAGCGGCGATCGCCGAATACCAGGCGGTCCTCAAATCGAACCCCAAGGACGCGGACGCCGTCTATAACCTCGAGCTCGTGACGCGCCGTCTCAAGGCCTTGCCCGAGGACAAGCAGCAGGGAGGCGCCAGCGGCCAGAAACAGGCCCCGCCCAAGGAAGCGGGCGGGGGAGACGTGATGCCCAATCCGGCCGAGATCCAGGCGACCTTGGATGCCCTCCAGCATGAGGAGCAGCGCTTCCAGAGCGAAGTCCGGCGCGAAGAGCGGCCACCTGAGCCCTCATCCGCCTCGGATCTGCTCAAGCAGCTGGTCGATCAAGCAGCCAAGGGGCAGCCTGCCGAGCGTCCGGACTGGTAG
- a CDS encoding VWA domain-containing protein → MMTLSQPIWLLAALLIPLAIALLRRKRPAGIPLSTFRLLADTEKGPKQRLAIVLAALRLAALALVVIALCRPQGPGRWFEEKRYGIDMMLALDISGSMRAEDFQPANRLEVAKRVLKDFVSKNSEHRLGLVAFAGRSLTLCPLTTDTKAVSDLVDRIGFDSVGQDGTAIGDGIGNSLYRLSENEGKSKVIVLMSDGENNSGYLQPLDAAAMAKARGVKIYTIAVGRPGGAPIPLTDAFGRKVYVRNRDGSLFLPKMDEQVLARIAEMTGGRYFRATDARGLEAAYAAIAKLERSELPAQRHRVPSERYFGWVLAALVLVGCEVLISAGIGSVLRGEKRHA, encoded by the coding sequence ATGATGACGCTTTCACAGCCGATCTGGCTGCTTGCCGCTTTGCTCATTCCGCTTGCGATCGCCCTCTTGCGTCGCAAGCGGCCGGCGGGCATTCCCCTTTCGACCTTCCGGCTCTTGGCCGACACCGAGAAGGGCCCCAAGCAGCGCCTTGCGATCGTGCTTGCCGCCCTGCGCCTCGCCGCGCTCGCGCTGGTGGTCATCGCCCTGTGCCGCCCCCAGGGCCCGGGCCGCTGGTTCGAAGAGAAGCGCTACGGCATCGACATGATGCTCGCCCTCGACATCTCGGGCTCCATGCGGGCCGAGGACTTCCAGCCGGCCAACCGCCTCGAGGTCGCCAAGCGCGTGCTCAAGGACTTCGTCTCGAAGAACTCCGAGCACCGCCTGGGCTTGGTCGCCTTCGCCGGCCGCAGCCTCACGCTCTGCCCCCTGACCACCGATACCAAGGCCGTCAGTGACCTGGTCGATCGGATCGGCTTCGATTCCGTCGGCCAGGATGGCACCGCCATCGGGGACGGGATCGGCAACAGCTTGTACCGCCTCTCGGAGAACGAGGGCAAGAGCAAGGTCATCGTCCTGATGTCCGACGGCGAGAACAACTCGGGCTACCTGCAGCCCCTGGACGCGGCGGCCATGGCCAAGGCGCGCGGGGTCAAGATCTACACCATCGCGGTGGGCCGTCCCGGCGGGGCGCCGATTCCGCTCACCGATGCCTTCGGGCGCAAGGTCTACGTCCGCAACCGGGACGGGAGCCTGTTCTTGCCGAAGATGGACGAGCAGGTCCTCGCCCGGATCGCCGAGATGACGGGCGGGCGCTACTTCCGCGCCACCGACGCCCGGGGGCTCGAAGCCGCCTACGCGGCGATCGCGAAGCTCGAGAGGTCCGAGCTGCCCGCCCAGCGGCATCGGGTGCCGAGCGAGCGCTACTTCGGTTGGGTCCTGGCGGCCCTCGTCCTCGTGGGATGCGAGGTGTTGATCTCGGCGGGCATCGGCTCGGTGCTCAGAGGGGAGAAGCGCCATGCTTAG